From the Chitinophaga lutea genome, the window GCTTTTGAAAAAAATTGGAATTAAATTTGATATACATGCAGCCTTGGACCATATCGCTATGACAACTGTATTAACGTCACCCGTAATATGATATCGATCGGAATTATTGAGGATAACCATTTCCAGCTGAATAATTACAAGGAGTTTCTAGAAGATTTCCAGGAATGCAAAGTCGTTTTTGCATGCCGTTCCATGGAAGAATTCAAGACATTGCCATACAAAGATCCGGATGTAAAAGCCATATTACTCGACATCTCGCTGCCGGGCGAATCCGGTATCAGCGGCATGGATGAACTCAAGCGCGTGTACCCGGAAGCGAAGATCATCATCCTTTCCGGGCACGACGGCAAACAGTATGTGATTGAATCCATCATGAAAGGCGCCAGCGGCTATATCATCAAAACCAGCCGCCTGATGGAAATCTATCATTCCATCATCGACGCCATCAACCAGGGCGGCACTTTATCTCCCCGCGCCGCTCACCTCCTCATCGATCATGTAAGCAAAGACCCGCTCGAAAGCGTGAAAGACAAACTCACCAAACGCGAGTACGAATTGCTGCACCTCCTCAAAGACGGACACACCTACAAGGAAATGGCCGAAAAGCTGTTCGTGACCGTATTCACCGTTAACCAGCACCTGAAAAAAATTTACCAGAAACTGAATGTCACTTCCAAGTCGGAGCTGATCTCGAAAATCTGGTCGAACAACCTTTACTGACTGCCATTGTATCACGTATCCGGCAGGGTGACGCATGTAATACAAAAGCCGGAGAAAACATCCGTGATGCTGCGATATGGTTGATCCGTGTCATACCGTTGTACTGGCTGCATGCCGTGCATGCACATGCAATGTTGTGGAACGATGAAACCTTGTACCCATAAGCATTCCGCCCGGAAACAAATACCCTGTTCCCGCATAAAAAAGCAGCTCCGCAGCGATAAAAAATGCATCGCGTAACATTGCGTTAACATGCCACACTGATCCACTACTTTAATGAGTAGGTACATTTCATCACGCGGCCCGATTTATACTCTTGTGAGTAGTTCCATAAAGATGCGTGTAGTTTAATATTGCATTGTAATTCTTATGATTCTTCATAGGGCTTTATCATCAAATACGATTAGATGTCATTGAACCGAAAACCATTCTTTAGAAGACAAACCTTTTTACTGGCCGTGTGCGGTTGCCTGTTCGCCTCATGTGTCAATACCAAAAAAGCCGCCTACTTTAACAACCTGAACGACACAACGCTGGCGTCCGTGAAAGTGGACTTTGAGCCCGTCATCCAAAAGAACGACATGTTGCAGATCAATGTGACCGCGGCCAACCCGACAGAGGCCGCCCTGTTCAACCTGCCCAACACGTATTCTGCCGGCGGCATGCCCACGGGCAACAATTCCGCGCAGGTCGTAACGGCAGGCGCCGCCAACCCGGCAGCGGGTTTCCTGGTGAACCAGCAGGGCAATATCCAGTACCCCGTACTGGGGCAGCTGAAAGCGGCCGGCCTGACGAAAAAGGCCCTCACGGACACGATCACCAACCAGCTGCTCAACCGCAAACTGCTGGTAGACCCCGTGGTGAGCATCCGCTTCCTCAATTACAGGGTAACGGTATTGGGCGAAGTGGCGCATCCCGCCGTCGTGAACGTCAGCAGTGAAAAAATATCCGTGCTCGAAGCATTGGGCATGGCGGGCGATATCACCATCTACGGTAAAAAAGAGAACGTGCTGCTCATCAGGGAAGAAGACGGCGTGCGCACCACCCGGCGGCTGAATCTGAACGACAAGGCCAGCCTCAGCTCCCCCTACTTCTACCTGAAGCCGAACGATATCGTATACGTGGAGCCCACCAAATCGAAAGTGGCCACCACCAGTAAAGCCAACACCGTGGTTCCGATCGTGCTGAGCGCACTGAGCCTGGTGGTGATTCTGGTAGACAGGCTGGTTGTGAACAATTAAAGGTTAAGACATGAACAACGTACACATTTCCCGTCCCAACGGGCAGCAACCGAACGCGCAGAAGCGTACGCAATCGCAGGATCAAACAGACCTGCTGGCGCTGATCAGGTATCGTTATCTGTCGCACTGGCCTTTATTTGTGCTCATCACCATCCTGGCCGTAGCCGGCGCGTTCGTGTACCTGCGGTATGCAACGCCCACCTACAAGGTGTCCGCTACCCTGCTCGTCAAGGAAGAGTCCAAAAAAATCGGCGAATCCGACCTGCTGTCGACCCTCGACCTGTTCGGTTCCGACAAGAATATCGAGAACGAAATGCAAATCCTCAGCTCCCGTACCCTCGCGGAGTCTGTCGCCAAAAACCTGCACCTCTACGGCGAAATATACCAGAAGGGCCAGGTGAGGGATTTGCTGGCATACGACTATGCCCCGCTGGAGTTCGTGTTTCTCCAGCCGGAAAAGATAAAGAGAGGCTATCCCGAGAAGGTGCCGATGGTGTATGACTCCACGCACCGCCGGGTGTTCCTGTACAACAAGGCTTATCCCCTGTTCGATACCGTGGCCACCCCATGGGGCAAGATGGTGATCAAACCCCGGACCGGTATAGCCGTTCCGCATATGCCCTGTTACCTGCAGATCACCGACGCACAGCAAACGGCGCAAACGCTGCTGAGCCGCCTGCAGGTATCGCCCGTGTCGAAAATGGCCACGGTCATTAAACTGGACTATGCCGACGTGGCGCCCTCCCGTGGCGAAGCTATCCTCAACGAACTGATACGCGTGTACAACGATGCGGCCATCGAGGACAAGAACCGCGTGGCCGCCAGCACCATGAGTTTCGTGGAAGAGCGCCTGCGCATCGTGACCAGGGAACTGAACCAGGTGGAGAAAGAAGTGGAACGTTTCAAAACGGCCGAAGGCATCGTGGATATCAGCGAACAGAGCAAACTGTTCCTCGAAAGCGTACAGGAAAACGATTCCAAGATGAGCGAGGCGAATATGCAGCTGTCCGTGCTGGAATCCATCGAGAACTACGTGACCGGCAAACACAGCAGCGAGAACATCGTGCCCGCTACCCTGGGCCTGACGGACCCGGTGCTGCTGGAACTGGTGAGCAAGCTCTACGAGGCCGATATGGAGCGCGAGAAGCTGGCCAAAACCACGGCGGAGAACAGCCCTGTTCTACAGGCGCTCGACCGCCAGATCGCCAAACTGCGCCCGAGCATCCTGGAGAACATCAAAAGCCTCCGCAGCAACCTCACGGCCGGTAAAAACCGGCTGGAAAGCGCCAACGGCCGCTTTATGGGCATGCTCCGCACCGTGCCCGGCAAGGAACGCGCTTTGCTGGAAGTAAGCCGCCAGCAGATCATCAAGAACGAAATTTACACTTTCCTGCTGCAGAAGCGGGAAGAAACGGCGCTGGCCTATGCCGCCGCCATATCGGACAGCCGCGTGGTAGACCCGGCCCAGAGCGCCGCCGTGCCTTTCAGCCCGCGCCGCCTCACCGTGATCGCCATCGCCATTGCCCTCGGCATTGCGTTCGTGGCTGCCCTGATCACCCTCAAAGACATCATGAACCGCGAAATAGCAGAGAAATCGGACATCGAGAAAGCGACCGATGCGCCGGTAGTGGCAGAGATCATGTTTGATGACAATAAGGAGTCCGTAGTGATCGCCGACGGCAAACGAAGCATGGTGGCAGAACAGTTCCGGTCGCTGCGGACCTCCCTGTCGTACATCGGCCTCAACGGCGACAATAAAACGCTCCTCGTCACCTCCTCCATTTCCGGGGAAGGCAAGAGTTTCATTTCCATCAACCTGGCCATCAGCCTTTCGCTGATACGTAAAAAAGTGGTATTGCTGGAGTTCGACCTCCGCAAGCCCATGATCAGCAAGATGCTGCATGTGGCCCGCGAACCGGGCATCACCAATTACCTCGTGGGCGGTACATCCCTGTCGGACATGCTCCGCCCCGTGCCCGGGAACGACCACCTGTTCATCCTGCCGGCCGGCGTGATTCCGCCGAACCCGACGGAGCTGATCCTGAACGGCCGCCTCGACGGGATGCTGGCCAAGCTGAAAACCATGTTCGATTATGTGATCATCGATACCGCGCCTGTGGGCCTGGTGACGGATGCACGCCTGCTCGCGCCGATGACCGACGCCTGCCTGTATGTGGTTCGCCAGGACGTAACGCCGAGGCTGCACCTGAAAATGATCGACGAGCTGTACCGCAACCGGGAAGTAGGCAAGCTGAACCTCGTGTTCAACGGCGTGAAACCCCGCGGTGTGGCGGCACATTCCTATGGCTACGGTTATGGGTATGTGGAAGAAAACAAAAACGGAAAAAGCAAGAGGTTCATCAAGAACATCTTCAACATCTAACATAACTATTGGAAAACCTGAAAACCATAGCCTGTGCCAACTCACTTTTTGTGACTGAGAGGGCGAAGCTGTGCCGATTTACCCCTTCCTGACTGCCGGTATTTATTCCACATTATGAAAACCCGTTAACCGTAAAATTAAAACCGTATGCAACAGGAATCACATGCTTGGTATGCCGTGTATACCAAATCCAGATGGGAGAAAAAAGTAGCGGCCACCCTGGAACGCAGGCAGATCGAATGTTACTGCCCGCTCAACCAGGTAAGCCGCCAGTGGAGCGACCGCCGCAAGGTGGTGTACGAACCGCTGTTCACTTCCTACGTATTCGTGCGTGTTCCCGAGAGTAAAAAACAGCTGGTGCGTGAAGTGGAAGGCATCGTCAATTTTGTGTACTGGCTGGGCAAGCCCGCCATGATACCCGACCATGAGATCGAGCTGATACAGCGCTTCCTCCGTCACTACAGGGAAGTATCGCTCGAAAAGTTCCCGCTGCGCCATAACGACCTGGTGGAGATCACCGCCGGGCCCCTGATGCATCAGCGCGGCCGCATTATAGAGCTGGGCAAAAACAGGGTGAAAGCCGTGCTCAACAGCCTCGGCTATGCCATGCTCGCCACCGTCAATGCAGACGAAGTAATGATGGTCACCGCATCCTGATTTCTAAACATAACCGATTTACCGAATGTATCATATCCTGCTATGCGGCGGGGCGGGCACCCGCTTGTGGCCCCTCTCGAACCGCCAGACGCCCAAACAGCTGCTGCCCCTCTTCGAAGGTAAAAGCCTGTTACAGATCACCTACCTGCGCAACACATTTGCCTGCACGGATGTTATGGCCATTGTGAACGAACAGCAGGCCTCCGTCATACAAACACAACTGGACGAAGCGGGTGCCGACTCTCCCACCCTGCTTGCCGAGCCTGTAGGTCGTAACACCGCTGCAGCCATTGCCCTGGCGGCGTTCGTCAGCGACCCCAACGAAATACTGCTCATCACGCC encodes:
- a CDS encoding response regulator transcription factor, with the translated sequence MISIGIIEDNHFQLNNYKEFLEDFQECKVVFACRSMEEFKTLPYKDPDVKAILLDISLPGESGISGMDELKRVYPEAKIIILSGHDGKQYVIESIMKGASGYIIKTSRLMEIYHSIIDAINQGGTLSPRAAHLLIDHVSKDPLESVKDKLTKREYELLHLLKDGHTYKEMAEKLFVTVFTVNQHLKKIYQKLNVTSKSELISKIWSNNLY
- a CDS encoding polysaccharide biosynthesis/export family protein, with amino-acid sequence MSLNRKPFFRRQTFLLAVCGCLFASCVNTKKAAYFNNLNDTTLASVKVDFEPVIQKNDMLQINVTAANPTEAALFNLPNTYSAGGMPTGNNSAQVVTAGAANPAAGFLVNQQGNIQYPVLGQLKAAGLTKKALTDTITNQLLNRKLLVDPVVSIRFLNYRVTVLGEVAHPAVVNVSSEKISVLEALGMAGDITIYGKKENVLLIREEDGVRTTRRLNLNDKASLSSPYFYLKPNDIVYVEPTKSKVATTSKANTVVPIVLSALSLVVILVDRLVVNN
- a CDS encoding GumC family protein produces the protein MNNVHISRPNGQQPNAQKRTQSQDQTDLLALIRYRYLSHWPLFVLITILAVAGAFVYLRYATPTYKVSATLLVKEESKKIGESDLLSTLDLFGSDKNIENEMQILSSRTLAESVAKNLHLYGEIYQKGQVRDLLAYDYAPLEFVFLQPEKIKRGYPEKVPMVYDSTHRRVFLYNKAYPLFDTVATPWGKMVIKPRTGIAVPHMPCYLQITDAQQTAQTLLSRLQVSPVSKMATVIKLDYADVAPSRGEAILNELIRVYNDAAIEDKNRVAASTMSFVEERLRIVTRELNQVEKEVERFKTAEGIVDISEQSKLFLESVQENDSKMSEANMQLSVLESIENYVTGKHSSENIVPATLGLTDPVLLELVSKLYEADMEREKLAKTTAENSPVLQALDRQIAKLRPSILENIKSLRSNLTAGKNRLESANGRFMGMLRTVPGKERALLEVSRQQIIKNEIYTFLLQKREETALAYAAAISDSRVVDPAQSAAVPFSPRRLTVIAIAIALGIAFVAALITLKDIMNREIAEKSDIEKATDAPVVAEIMFDDNKESVVIADGKRSMVAEQFRSLRTSLSYIGLNGDNKTLLVTSSISGEGKSFISINLAISLSLIRKKVVLLEFDLRKPMISKMLHVAREPGITNYLVGGTSLSDMLRPVPGNDHLFILPAGVIPPNPTELILNGRLDGMLAKLKTMFDYVIIDTAPVGLVTDARLLAPMTDACLYVVRQDVTPRLHLKMIDELYRNREVGKLNLVFNGVKPRGVAAHSYGYGYGYVEENKNGKSKRFIKNIFNI
- a CDS encoding UpxY family transcription antiterminator → MQQESHAWYAVYTKSRWEKKVAATLERRQIECYCPLNQVSRQWSDRRKVVYEPLFTSYVFVRVPESKKQLVREVEGIVNFVYWLGKPAMIPDHEIELIQRFLRHYREVSLEKFPLRHNDLVEITAGPLMHQRGRIIELGKNRVKAVLNSLGYAMLATVNADEVMMVTAS